The following DNA comes from Pseudophryne corroboree isolate aPseCor3 chromosome 8, aPseCor3.hap2, whole genome shotgun sequence.
cacatatacagtcacagactgtattacgtgtatttttatgccaaaaggtattttattgctgcccagggcgccccccccccagcgccctgcaccctacagtgaccggagtgtgtggtgtgcagtgggagcaatggcgcacagctgcagtgctgtgcgctaccttaatgaagaccggagtcttctgccgccaatttcatctccttctcttctgtcttctggctctgcaagggggacggcggcgcggctccgggaacggacgatcgaggtcaggccctgtgttcgaaccctctggagctaatggtgtccagtagcctaagaagcacaagctagctgcacgcaggtaggtttgcttctctcccctcagtcccacgtagcagtgagtctgttgccagcagatctcactgaaaataaaaaacctaacaaatactttcttttctagcaagctcaggagagaccactaggagcacccagctctggccgggcacagattctaactgaggtctggaggaggggcatagagggaggagccagtgcacaccagatagtacctaatctttcttttagagtgcccagtctcctgcggagcccgtctattccccatggtccttacggagttcccagcatccactaggacgtcagagaaataaatattacTAATAAAGTGTATAGGGTGATAGACAAATAAAGCTAAAGTGTCCGTATTACATTATGCTCTCTTTAATATTCAAATAACAACATGACTTCATTGCAGGCATAAGTTCTACATGTAAAGCAGTAACCTGGTGTAAACAAGTAGAGAAATGTTTGAATCATCTATAGAAAATACAATGCATCTActgatataaatatatttatttaaaatactgTTACATATAATTCAATAAATATCAAATAAgcatataaaattatataaatgaTTTAGCTTTTTCTATAAACCACTTTTCTGCAGATTATATTATAACACTGTGATCTTTAATGCATAGAGCAAGGGAGCAGAACGTCATGATGGGAACCTGAGAATGTGCTATTTAATTATTCTTCAATACAAAATATCTGAAAAATTGTGCAGAGTTGGAGTGAGATAGAGTAACATCGTGAACCGTCACCTGTGACTCGGTATGCAGCTCACTATTATCATTTACATATAGTATTATCATGGAGGGAGCAGGGTCCTCTATAACTACTCCACTGTGTTACATACTGTACTAACATCGTGGGGGACCACCATGTATATAAAATGTATGCATCCCTTAACTGTGTCACATACAGCTCCTCTAGTTATGAGGCCAGTCTGATGTCATGAGGTCCTGCCTCACATACACTGGTCTTGGAAATTAGCCTTGGAGTTGAGAAAAGAGCCTACCATTTCTTTTTGTTAGCTGAACAGTAGGAACATTTTGTTAGCTGAACAGTAGGAACACGTAGCCCTTTCAGGCACCGAGGTTTCTTCAGATCTTTCTAGGTCTCACTTATAGGCCATCTTTTTATAATACAGTCAAGACTGTGGTGTAGGACCAGGCACTATAGAGTTCTGCCTCGGGGCAGCAGAGTTTGCCAAGTGATTTTTGTCTGCATATATATTTGGACAGCATGGTTgtccaatggttagcattactgcctaattactacagcactgctactgtgggtttAACTCAAACAAGAGTCTAATCTGTATATTTTCCCTATGTTTATGGGTGTTTCCTCCAGGTTCTCCAtttccctcccacaatccaaaaacattctGGAAAGTTTATTAGCTTCTGTCCTGGAAGTAAACCCcgtgtgtacagtatatgggatAGGGAATACATATCGTAAACTACATTGCAGAAGAGATCAATGACTttaatgactaaatattctctttTAAGTGCTGCAAAATATGTCTAAACGatataaatatcttaataaataaataaatattaagtaGATTTGCAGCAGCAAAGAAAACTGAATTAAAAGATGAAGAAAAAAGTTCAAAAAACAACTGCTGTGGGTCTAGCTACCAATGAAAATTATTTGACGAAAGGAGGATGGATTGTCCAATGTGATTGCTTCATGATACTCTGTAATAGGATCACACAATAGTACAATCCACTTAAGCCTAGTGCTGGCAATTGTGGATATGTTTTGACTGAGAGGTGACAATTTCCATTCCAAAGTCCCCGCATGGTAATGAGTAACAAGTGCTAAAAACAGTTCAGGCTAATTGGTTGGATTCTGTCCACATTGATTTCTTGAGGACAGTTCATGTTCATCTCTTTGGGACAGAGATCGGACAAATCCTCTATCTCTTTGTGCTGCACCCTCTGGGTCATTGCCTTGGTTTGCAGGATTCCTCCATCCATAGTGTGTTAAGTAGCTTGGGTAACTGGCAACATTGTACGTTGAGGCAGGGAAACTTATATAGCCTAAAAGCTGAATAAAGATGAagaaaaaatttattaaaattgcTGTAACATAGTTAGAAAACAGTACATCATTGAGAGTGTTacagatgaaacaaagtctttattctgtaaattagaggtttatgtaaaacaaaaaacaaaaagcaaCATTAAAAAATGTTGAAGTTACTATCAAGCTGTAACaggaaagtttttgtttttttaaatactgttGTACAAATGattcatgatgtctcaataaataaaattgtttaaaaaaatgctCCTCTTCACTTTCAAGTTACCactatatttatgtttattttggTTCTGGGACAGCCCTGGTGGTAAAGCAGGGTTGTCCTAATGAGGAGATTCTTCACATCTTTCTCATCTGCGAGAGTTGTCTCTACCCACTGTATATGCAGTAGTTAGCACCGGAAATGTGAGATAAAGTACtgatcggggagtggagaagagagagagatggacaggagaGCAGGGAAACAAGAGAGCCGGCCGGTGGAGCACTGACCAGATGGGGGAACGGGAAGACAGAGATGATGTTATGTTTGTCAGAACAAAGCTTCTCTCATCTATAAAAATGCTGTTCCTGGACAGACACCATTAAAACCTATAGGCATGCAAGATAATAATGGACAAATGATGACTACTTGAAAATAGAGATACACTTTGTCCTTCTGCAGAAAagccttttatgtttattaaagagATTCTTTACAGTTTTTACATTTATCCCCATATAATAAACTACAAAAGAGACTAGAATGACCCCACAACAACCACATTAATCTCAGCCACATCTCCAATCTTCTCTCTCATGCATGTCCCTGATCATGTCCCAATTCCAGTAGTGCTGCCTTATACTAACTTCAGGAGTATCCCACCATTAGGGGAGGGGGGCTGATACAGAATGGAGTTGAGGGGGCCAGGGTGAGATGGAAGGAGAAGAGAATAGTGTGAAGATGTCATCCTCAgtaaaaggagagagagaaagagagtagaggacaagtagagagtagaggacaAGGTCAGTGTAGTGTGATGGATCAACAAAAAGAGATTGGTGATGTTAATTCTGCCTGTGAAGTGTCTGACAGTAGTTTACATAGGACCTCACTCAGTAAGGCTTGCAAAATTTGCGAATCGCAATCCGGCCGACTATCAAAcaactgtgcatgcacagcatTCGCATTGTGCAAGTAAAAATagtgacagaaattgcgtacacatcatgatcgcaatgcagccactgtttgactgacaggaagacgGTGTGTCTGGGCGGAAACCCGCTATgaaacctgctgttttctgggtgtgtctgaaaaaaatgTAGGCGTccccaggcatttttaaggagggcctctgatgtcagcgatgaccacttacaGCCTCTTGTGTCGCTAgagttgtggatgaccttgcctggtgcagataggGAACATCTTCTATGTTCTGGGAATTGTGTATGGTTTGCGATCAGCCTGCATATtgcaatgcattcgcaatttctgcagtgggagttttttctctatttttgggtggcaactatttgatcacagcaacttctatttagcagaaattgcaatccttactgagtgAGGTCCATAGAGAGAAGAAAGTGGCGGTGGGCAGAGAAGTAATTAAATGGTGGCAAAGAGGCACTTTCTGCCAGATAATTTGAGTGTGGATTATTAGATGTACACTAAAAAAAGTCTAcattcaataggtctaccactaatcgtAAACCTGCATTAGGTCCGcaaggtcaaacggtcgacatagaATAAGCAGACAGTAGAAAATGTTGACAGGATCAAAAGATCAACAGGGAGAACatttcgacatggaaatggtcaacagaaaaaaggtagacaatttttTGGAGTGTTTTGTGGTGTTTTGTCAGTTTTCtgacacaaacaagccccattagtgtaccacattcGCCAAGCTTGGAGTAAGgtgctttgctccgctaccgctgcactcgttacaggttactattcccaattgtagtccatgtggatggtaaagtatgaaaaagttgaaaaaaaaataaaaaatgaaaataaaaaagtgTCTACCATATGCGTGTCGACGATTGGCATGTCgagcttttgaccatgtcgaccttttgaactgtctatattttacatgtcaaccttttgacactgtggaccttttgaccctgcttAACTAATGCATGTCTAtcgttagtggttgacctattgactgtagacctttctaCTGTAGAGGTATAGACCATATACCGGATGATTGGGTCTATATTAGGACTTGCATGCTTGGAGATTAACGGAAGTATAGTAAGATGAAGTGTTAAATGAAGATTGTCTCTGTTATCACTGAGCAACATAAGAGCACTAGTTGCAGGTGCTGAAACTGCTTGAAGTGCCAGTGTTGGGATTGTGATTACCGCAGGCAATATTTGGTAGCTGGATCTGCCTCATCTGGGGCTGCAACAAGACAGTTGCAACAAGAGTAGTCCAAGTAAGGCTTCAAAGGTGTTAAGGGATGCAGGTCTTTATGTGGGCATACAGATTTGAGTGCAGGTGGGACACCAGAGGCATGGTGAGGCAAAAGGAAAGGAATGGAGGGATGGCTGAGTCAGAGAAGATGAAGATAGCCCTGAGATGGAAGGACATGAGGTCCAGGGAGTACCCATCATTAATAGTGGGAGATGGTGCCTATTGGCAAAGGCTAAATGGTGAACAGTTTAGAGTATCACTGGGGTTGTTTAAATTATGACAATGTTGAAACCTAAATTCACAAAATTTGGGGACTTGCCTGATACTCAACTGCATGTCAGAGTCAGTTTGATAGCTTTTGACCCTGGACCCCCAAATATTGTGCAAGAATAACATGCCTGATAAATTCTGTCTACAGCACCACGTAAAAATGGATACGCTATAAATGCAACAACCATATAAATCAACTTTAAAAAACTATCCCTGGGATTTTAACTTGTAAAACATGACAATCTCAATTAAATATATTGAAGCTGGTACTTACCCCAAAAATTAAACCCATCAGCACTCCCAGTGCGAGTACGGAGCCCAGCGCAATGAGTATGATACCCCAATATGGCactgtaataaatagtaaataacaATCTTTAGGATGTTTTCAAACTAGCAACTACTGTGTAAGCATATGCAATATAATGCAGAAAATGTGCAATTGCACCAGCATTTTGAAAGACATTATACTCACAGTTGTAACTTTCTGACAGGACAACAGCAATATTAGTTGTAGCTGTGGACGCtgaagtagtagcagtagaagtcaGTGTAGCAGTTGTGGAAGCTGCAACAATAGCTCCAGTTGTAGTAGTAGTTGGAGTAATGGTAGTTGTAGCAGATGATGCAGTGGTACTTCCTGTTTCCTGAGTAGTAGCTGCTGGTGACGTCACTGTAGTGGAAGATGCAGTAGTCTTTGGTACTGCAGTGGTGCTGAGGCCACCAATAGGGATAACtggtgcagtagtagtagtggaagCAGTAGTAGTACTGGTAGCTGTGGTAGAAGATGCAGTAGTAGCAGTTTGTGCAGTAGTAGATGATACTTCAGTAGTAGATGATCTAATAGTTTTAGCTTCTATAGTAGTGGTAGATGCCATTGAAGTTGATCcggtagtagtgggagctgaagaGGTAGTGGATCCTGTAGAACTGAGaactgcagtagtagtagttgcTGCAGTTGTGGTCAGAGACATAGTAGAAATTGGTGCCATAGTACTGGATGTGGCAGTACTCATGATTGCAGCAGTAGTTGAAGCAGTGGAAACTGTGGTCCTTGTTCCTGTAACTGCTGGAGCCATTCCTGTGGTGcctgtagaagtagtagtagcagcagcagcagtagtactgaGCGCTGCATTAGTTGAAAGTGGAGAAGTGCTTGTTCCTGAGGAAAGTGAGGATCCTGTAGTAGTGGGTGATGTACTAGTAGTGGGTACAGAAGTAAAAGTggatgctgtagatgtggaggatgtagtagtagtagtgggttctgtagatgtggaggatgcagtagcagtgggtgctgtagatgtggaggatgcagtagtagtggatgctgtagatgtggaggatgcagtagcagtgggtgctgtagatgtggaggatgcagtagtagtgggtgctgtagatgtggaggatgcagtagtagtggatgctgtagatgtggaggatgcagtagcagtgggtgctgtagatgtggaggatgcagtagtagtgggtgctgtagatgttgatgatgttgttggtGTGGTTGTAGTGACAgttgtagtagtgggtgctgtagatgtggaggatgtagtagtgggtgctgtagatgtggaggatgcagtagtagcGGTTGCTATAGATGTGGCGGATGATGTAGTAGTTggtgtagttgtagtagtagtcgtgggtgctgtagatgtggaggattcAATGgaagtgggtgctgtagatgtggaggatgcagtagtagttGGTGTGGTTGTAGTGACAGTtgtagtagtagtgggtgctgtagatgtggaggatgcagtagtagtgggtgctgtagatgtggaggatgcagtggtagtgggtgctgtagatgtggaagATGCAGTAGTAGTAGGTGCTgtagatgttgatgatgttgttggtGTGATTGTAGTGACAgttgtagtagtgggtgctgtagatgtggaggatgcagtagtagtgggtgctgtagatgttgatgatgttgttggtGTGGTTGTAGTGACAgttgtagtagtgggtgctgtagatgtggaggatgcagtagtagttGGTGTGGTTGTAGTGACAgttgtagtagtgggtgctgtagatgtggaggatgtagtagtgggtgctgtagatgtggaggatgcagtagtagcGGTTGCTATAGATGTGGCGGATGATGTAGTAGTTggtgtagttgtagtagtagtcgtgggtgctgtagatgtggaggattcAATGgaagtgggtgctgtagatgtggaggatgcagtagtagttGGTGTGGTTGTAGTGACAGTtgtagtagtagtgggtgctgtagatgtggaggatgcagtagtagaTGGTATGGTTGTAGTGACAGTTGTAGTAGTAgcgggtgctgtagatgtggaggatgcagtagtagtgggtgctgtagatgtggaggatgcagtggtagtgggtgctgtagatgtggaagATGCAGTAGtaggtgctgtagatgtggaggatgcagtagtagaTGGTATGGTTGTAGTGACAGTTGTAGTAGTAgcgggtgctgtagatgtggaggatgcagtagtagtgggtgctgtagatgtggaggatgcagtagtagtgggtgctgtagatgtggaggatgcagtggtagtgggtgctgtagatgtggaagATGCAGTAGTAGtaggtgctgtagatgtggaggatgcagtgGTAGTGGTTGCTGCAGATGTGGAGGAtgtagtagtagtgggtgctgtagatgtggaggatgcagtagtagtgggttctgtagatgtggaggatgcagtagtagtgggtgctgtagatgtggaggatgcagtagtagtgggtgctgtagatgtggaggatgcagtagtagtgggtgctgtagatgtggaggatgcagtagtagtgggtgctgtagatgtggaggatgcagtgGTAGTGGTTGCTGAAgttgtgggagctgcagtagtagtggctgctgttgtagtaggagctgcagtagtagtggtagctgcagtagtagtggttgCTGTAGTTGTGGGAGCTGTCGTAGTAATGGCTGCTGTAGTAGTAGAAGCTTCTGTAGTGGTTGCTGTTGTAgtaggagctgcagtagtagtgggagctgcagtggtAGTGGCTTCTGTAGTGGTTGCTGTTGTAgtaggagctgcagtagtagtggaagCTGCAGTGGTTGCTGTAGATGTAGGAGCTGTAGTAGTACTGGCTGCTGTAGTAGTGACTTCTGTAGTGGTTGCTGTTGTAgtaggagctgcagtagt
Coding sequences within:
- the LOC134949935 gene encoding mucin-2-like yields the protein MYWALLAGERKVDIQMHDACMMMLGLSVMGVSWIWRCQSVVAHQCNSSLTLEDIYYEGQSASFHGAQTTAPTTTTAPTTTAAPTTTAATTTTTAPTTTATTTATTTTAAPTTTAATTTTAATTTAALTTTAATTTTAPTTTAATTTAAPTTTAATTTAAPTSTAAATTAAASTTTAALTTTAATTTTTAPTTTAAPTTTATTTTAAPTTTTAPTTTATTIEATTTTAATSTAAPTTTAATTTATPTSTATTITAAPTTTAAPTTTASTTTAAPTTTAAPTTTATTTEVTTTAASTTTAPTSTATTAASTTTAAPTTTATTTEATTTAAPTTTAAPTTTATTTEASTTTAAITTTAPTTTATTTTAATTTTAAPTTTAATTTAAPTTSATTTTASSTSTAPTTTASSTSTAPTTTASSTSTAPTTTASSTSTAPTTTASSTSTEPTTTASSTSTAPTTTTSSTSAATTTTASSTSTAPTTTASSTSTAPTTTASSTSTAPTTTASSTSTAPTTTASSTSTAPATTTTVTTTIPSTTASSTSTAPTTASSTSTAPTTTASSTSTAPTTTASSTSTAPATTTTVTTTIPSTTASSTSTAPTTTTTVTTTTPTTTASSTSTAPTSIESSTSTAPTTTTTTTPTTTSSATSIATATTASSTSTAPTTTSSTSTAPTTTTVTTTTPTTTASSTSTAPTTTTVTTTTPTTSSTSTAPTTTASSTSTAPTTTTVTTITPTTSSTSTAPTTTASSTSTAPTTTASSTSTAPTTTASSTSTAPTTTTTVTTTTPTTTASSTSTAPTSIESSTSTAPTTTTTTTPTTTSSATSIATATTASSTSTAPTTTSSTSTAPTTTTVTTTTPTTSSTSTAPTTTASSTSTAPTATASSTSTASTTTASSTSTAPTTTASSTSTAPTATASSTSTASTTTASSTSTAPTATASSTSTEPTTTTTSSTSTASTFTSVPTTSTSPTTTGSSLSSGTSTSPLSTNAALSTTAAAATTTSTGTTGMAPAVTGTRTTVSTASTTAAIMSTATSSTMAPISTMSLTTTAATTTTAVLSSTGSTTSSAPTTTGSTSMASTTTIEAKTIRSSTTEVSSTTAQTATTASSTTATSTTTASTTTTAPVIPIGGLSTTAVPKTTASSTTVTSPAATTQETGSTTASSATTTITPTTTTTGAIVAASTTATLTSTATTSASTATTNIAVVLSESYNLPYWGIILIALGSVLALGVLMGLIFGLLGYISFPASTYNVASYPSYLTHYGWRNPANQGNDPEGAAQRDRGFVRSLSQRDEHELSSRNQCGQNPTN